The following are encoded together in the Candidatus Paceibacterota bacterium genome:
- a CDS encoding alanine--tRNA ligase: MLDSNTIRARFLDFFRERGHAIIPSASLVPENDPSVLFNTAGMQPLVPYLLGEPHPQGKRIADSQKCVRTVDIDEIGDNTHATFFEMLGNWSLGDYFKTEMIGWSFEFLTSKEKGLALDPKRLYVTVFGGNSDAPRDDEARALWQKYFEGAGINPDGHIFYMTTTPTGKEPNWWSPGDNGPCGPDSEMFYNVSEKDLGDMTLEEFMAADERQDIVEIWNDVFMEYEKKDGKVIGKLAKQNVDTGSGLERVLMVVQGKNNIFATDVFVPIMEYTRTISADERSARIIADHMRTAVFLIGDGVRPGSADQGYVLRRLIRRAVLRASGKKLARDAIVQIVGIIAAKYAGVYENIAVQQDKIINIIDDEAVKFERSVEQGLKKFERLAPQGAISGKEAFDLYQSYGFPAEITLELAGERNIKVDMEGYQVELAAHQTKSREGAEQKFKGGLADHGEMSVKYHTATHLLHKALHMVLGETALQKGSNITAERLRFDFAHPQKMTPEEIKRTEDIVNDIIAKDLPVTYEDLPKEEAEARGARGLFGDKYGDIVRVYEIGKGDARFSIEFCGGPHVEHTGVLGHFKIMKEEASSSGIRRIKAILE, translated from the coding sequence ATGTTAGATTCGAACACCATCCGAGCTCGTTTTTTGGACTTTTTCCGTGAACGAGGCCACGCTATTATTCCATCCGCATCGCTTGTCCCCGAGAATGACCCCTCAGTGCTTTTCAATACTGCAGGCATGCAGCCTTTAGTGCCATACCTTCTTGGTGAGCCGCACCCACAAGGGAAGCGTATCGCAGATAGTCAAAAGTGTGTACGTACAGTGGACATCGATGAGATCGGCGATAATACGCACGCGACATTTTTTGAAATGCTTGGAAACTGGTCACTCGGTGATTATTTCAAGACTGAGATGATTGGTTGGAGTTTTGAATTTCTCACGAGCAAGGAGAAGGGACTTGCACTTGATCCAAAGCGTCTTTATGTCACGGTCTTTGGTGGAAATAGCGATGCGCCTCGCGACGATGAGGCACGTGCGCTATGGCAGAAGTATTTCGAGGGAGCAGGAATAAACCCAGATGGGCATATCTTCTATATGACCACAACTCCAACGGGCAAGGAACCAAATTGGTGGAGTCCAGGAGATAATGGTCCGTGTGGTCCGGATTCTGAGATGTTCTACAACGTATCGGAGAAAGATCTTGGTGATATGACACTTGAGGAATTCATGGCCGCAGATGAGCGTCAGGACATCGTTGAGATTTGGAATGATGTGTTCATGGAGTATGAGAAGAAAGATGGAAAAGTGATCGGTAAACTCGCAAAGCAGAATGTCGATACTGGTTCAGGTCTTGAGCGTGTACTCATGGTCGTACAGGGGAAGAATAATATCTTCGCGACCGATGTATTCGTGCCGATCATGGAGTATACACGTACGATCTCAGCAGATGAGCGTAGCGCACGCATCATCGCAGATCATATGCGTACCGCAGTCTTTCTTATTGGGGATGGTGTGCGTCCGGGAAGCGCTGATCAGGGTTATGTGCTCCGTCGCCTCATTCGTCGCGCGGTACTCCGCGCAAGCGGAAAGAAGCTCGCGCGCGATGCTATCGTGCAGATTGTCGGTATCATCGCTGCGAAATATGCAGGCGTGTATGAGAATATTGCTGTACAACAGGATAAGATTATCAACATCATCGATGATGAAGCAGTGAAGTTCGAGCGTTCTGTAGAACAGGGTCTCAAGAAGTTCGAACGCCTTGCTCCGCAGGGAGCGATTTCAGGCAAAGAAGCTTTTGATCTCTATCAGTCCTATGGTTTTCCTGCGGAAATCACTCTTGAGCTTGCAGGAGAACGCAATATTAAGGTTGATATGGAAGGGTATCAGGTAGAGCTTGCCGCACATCAAACGAAGTCGCGCGAGGGTGCAGAGCAGAAGTTCAAGGGAGGACTTGCCGATCACGGTGAGATGTCGGTGAAATACCACACGGCAACGCACTTGCTCCATAAGGCACTCCATATGGTGCTTGGAGAGACCGCACTCCAGAAGGGCTCTAATATCACTGCAGAGCGTCTGCGTTTCGACTTTGCGCATCCACAGAAGATGACTCCTGAGGAAATCAAACGTACTGAAGATATCGTGAATGACATCATTGCGAAGGATCTTCCGGTGACCTATGAAGATCTTCCTAAGGAGGAAGCGGAAGCACGTGGTGCACGTGGTCTCTTTGGAGATAAGTATGGTGACATCGTTCGCGTCTATGAAATAGGTAAGGGTGATGCACGCTTTTCGATTGAGTTCTGTGGTGGTCCTCATGTGGAGCACACCGGAGTCTTGGGTCATTTCAAGATCATGAAGGAGGAGGCATCATCGAGTGGAATACGCCGCATCAAGGCGATACTTGAGTAA
- the rpmE gene encoding 50S ribosomal protein L31, with product MKTDIHPKYFEQAKVTCACGAEFTVGSAQKELNIEICSQCHPLFTGQEKVMDTAGRMEKFKARVAATAAKTAAKKATKK from the coding sequence ATGAAGACGGATATCCACCCAAAGTACTTCGAGCAGGCAAAGGTAACTTGTGCTTGTGGCGCAGAGTTTACTGTTGGTTCAGCGCAAAAGGAGCTCAACATTGAAATCTGTTCTCAGTGCCATCCACTTTTCACCGGCCAGGAGAAGGTGATGGATACTGCAGGCCGCATGGAGAAGTTCAAGGCTCGCGTTGCAGCAACTGCAGCGAAGACAGCCGCTAAGAAGGCAACAAAGAAATAA
- a CDS encoding PCRF domain-containing protein, with protein sequence MDYDLTKFKDDYRTKYLAEDFERMQKERAELDALLSDPDMAEMARDDATALDAAMAEQYARLEKILKDAEEEEEKPREIVLEVRAGVGGEEAAIFAEDLALMYQAFAKARSWRFEVVDESRAEMGGYKEASFEITGTDAFDLLRYETGVHRVQRIPATEKQGRVHTSTASVSVLPIRKKSKVVINPADVEMQFTRAGGAGGQNVNKVETAVHLFHKPTGIHVHCAVERSQLKNREKAFTILAAKVEQLEDEKNAAKNAEIRAMGGTGDRSEKIRTYNVLQDRVTDHRIKESWHGIEAILAGDISRIVETVRDRAQAGTLGSGDDED encoded by the coding sequence ATGGACTACGATCTCACAAAATTCAAAGACGACTATCGCACGAAATATCTCGCTGAGGATTTCGAGCGCATGCAAAAAGAACGCGCCGAGCTTGACGCGCTGCTTTCTGATCCTGATATGGCAGAAATGGCCCGAGATGACGCTACTGCGCTTGATGCTGCAATGGCAGAGCAGTACGCTCGCCTCGAGAAGATCTTGAAGGATGCCGAAGAAGAAGAGGAGAAGCCACGCGAGATTGTGCTCGAAGTACGAGCCGGAGTGGGTGGTGAAGAGGCTGCAATCTTTGCGGAGGATCTTGCGCTCATGTACCAGGCATTCGCAAAAGCACGAAGCTGGCGATTTGAAGTTGTCGATGAGAGCCGTGCAGAAATGGGTGGCTACAAGGAGGCGAGCTTCGAAATCACGGGAACTGATGCCTTTGATCTACTTCGTTATGAGACTGGTGTTCATCGCGTACAGCGTATCCCTGCAACAGAGAAGCAAGGGCGTGTGCATACATCAACGGCTTCGGTATCGGTCCTTCCTATTCGCAAGAAGTCGAAGGTGGTCATCAATCCTGCTGATGTGGAAATGCAATTTACCCGTGCAGGTGGTGCGGGTGGACAGAATGTGAACAAGGTTGAGACCGCAGTGCACCTTTTCCATAAGCCAACAGGTATTCACGTCCACTGTGCCGTGGAGCGTTCACAGCTCAAGAACCGTGAGAAGGCATTTACCATTCTCGCCGCAAAGGTGGAGCAGCTTGAGGATGAGAAGAACGCTGCGAAGAATGCAGAGATTCGCGCGATGGGGGGAACAGGCGATCGCTCTGAAAAGATCCGTACGTATAACGTGCTTCAGGATCGTGTGACGGATCACCGTATCAAGGAGTCGTGGCACGGTATTGAAGCCATTCTCGCAGGTGATATTTCTCGAATCGTTGAGACAGTACGAGACCGCGCACAGGCGGGGACCTTGGGTTCTGGTGATGACGAAGACTAA
- a CDS encoding VF530 family protein yields MRTNHNEIFHGVTLQMILEFLVARYGWEELDKRMRINCFAINPSIKSSLVFLRRTPWARAKVEDLYEETVVMDARDKKQGIEPGAKRF; encoded by the coding sequence ATGCGAACTAACCATAACGAAATCTTCCATGGCGTGACCCTCCAGATGATTCTGGAGTTCTTGGTTGCACGCTACGGCTGGGAAGAGCTCGACAAGCGCATGCGTATCAACTGTTTTGCAATCAATCCAAGCATCAAATCGAGCCTTGTATTCCTCCGTCGTACCCCTTGGGCGCGAGCAAAAGTCGAGGATCTCTATGAAGAGACTGTTGTCATGGATGCACGCGACAAGAAGCAGGGGATCGAGCCTGGAGCAAAGCGATTCTAG
- the rpsB gene encoding 30S ribosomal protein S2, translating into MSENTVIDALFNAGAHIGYGRPRRHASVRSQLFGAKNGVDIIDLTKTAKQLEAASSAVRELGKQGKMVLFVGAKKEIADLVVDAATAVTMPFVASRWLGGTLTNFIEIKKRIARMKSLTEQFAKGDLVQKYTKKERLMLERELTRLKADFGGIAALEQLPAALIVVDARAEEIAVTEAIKLRIPVIALANTDNNISKITFPVLANDSARESVKYFLDTVATSLKAGIAQK; encoded by the coding sequence ATGTCAGAAAATACCGTAATTGATGCTTTGTTTAATGCCGGTGCGCACATTGGATATGGGCGCCCTCGCCGCCATGCCTCTGTGCGCTCACAATTGTTTGGCGCAAAGAATGGCGTAGACATCATCGATCTTACAAAGACCGCAAAGCAGCTCGAGGCTGCAAGCTCAGCAGTCCGTGAACTCGGAAAGCAGGGCAAGATGGTGCTTTTTGTTGGTGCAAAGAAGGAGATCGCAGATCTCGTCGTTGATGCCGCAACAGCCGTTACTATGCCTTTTGTTGCAAGCCGCTGGCTTGGAGGTACACTCACGAACTTCATTGAGATTAAGAAGCGTATCGCACGCATGAAGAGTCTTACTGAGCAGTTTGCAAAGGGTGATCTTGTACAGAAGTACACAAAGAAGGAGCGTCTTATGCTTGAGCGCGAGCTTACTCGTCTCAAGGCAGATTTCGGCGGTATCGCCGCACTTGAGCAGCTTCCTGCAGCACTCATCGTCGTTGACGCACGTGCTGAGGAGATCGCAGTAACCGAGGCAATCAAGCTTCGTATTCCTGTTATCGCACTTGCAAACACAGACAACAACATCTCAAAGATCACGTTCCCTGTGCTCGCAAATGATTCAGCTCGTGAGAGCGTGAAGTACTTCCTTGATACGGTGGCTACATCGTTGAAAGCCGGCATCGCCCAGAAGTAA
- the tsf gene encoding elongation factor Ts (EF-Ts; functions during elongation stage of protein translation; forms a dimer; associates with EF-Tu-GDP complex and promotes exchange of GDP to GTP resulting in regeneration of the active form of EF-Tu) — protein MEISMDMVKQLRDETNVAIMQCKKALEDAGGDMEKARIALRKKSAEIATKKADRTLGSGVVAAYIHGNSTVGAMVELNCETDFVAKNEDFKQLAYDIAMHIAAVAPKYRVEEDIPESDRAKAIEFFKEEVDKQMAGKPEEIKQKALDGKISAFFAEQVVMKQPYVKNPDITIAQLIEGAVQKFGEKTELARFSRFVVGK, from the coding sequence ATGGAAATCAGCATGGACATGGTGAAGCAGTTGCGTGATGAGACGAATGTCGCAATCATGCAGTGCAAGAAGGCGCTCGAGGATGCGGGCGGTGATATGGAGAAGGCACGTATTGCGCTCCGTAAGAAGTCAGCAGAGATTGCAACGAAGAAGGCAGACCGTACCCTCGGTTCTGGTGTCGTCGCTGCATACATTCACGGCAATTCAACAGTCGGCGCAATGGTAGAGCTTAACTGTGAGACAGACTTCGTTGCAAAGAACGAGGACTTCAAGCAGCTTGCTTACGATATCGCGATGCACATCGCAGCTGTCGCTCCAAAGTACCGTGTTGAGGAGGATATCCCAGAGTCTGACCGCGCAAAGGCTATCGAGTTCTTCAAAGAGGAAGTTGATAAGCAGATGGCGGGAAAGCCAGAGGAGATCAAGCAGAAAGCGCTTGATGGAAAGATCTCAGCATTCTTCGCAGAGCAGGTTGTCATGAAGCAGCCATACGTCAAGAACCCAGACATTACGATTGCACAACTCATCGAGGGTGCGGTTCAGAAGTTTGGAGAGAAGACGGAGTTGGCACGCTTCTCACGTTTCGTAGTCGGTAAGTAA
- the pheS gene encoding phenylalanine--tRNA ligase subunit alpha, producing MYSREQIGLDATLPGKGNERGHMHPVSIMMRDINSIFGSMGFTIADGPEIETEHYNFDTLNIPKDHPARDMWDTFWLSDSRGLERLLLRTHTSPVQIRHMEKQGAPIRIIAPGKVFRYEATDATHEAQFHQFEGLMIGKEVSLANLKGMLELFFARLFGRPMMVRFRPSYFPFTEPSVEIDIGWTDSKGKVEKWIEVMGAGMVHPEVLRAGGIDPNKYQGFAFGGGVDRFVMLKWGIPDIRTLYNGDLRLVDQFDTI from the coding sequence ATGTATTCACGAGAGCAAATCGGCCTTGACGCTACGCTCCCTGGGAAGGGGAATGAGCGCGGGCACATGCATCCAGTATCGATCATGATGCGTGATATCAACAGCATCTTCGGTTCAATGGGTTTTACCATTGCTGATGGTCCAGAAATAGAAACTGAGCACTACAACTTCGACACACTGAATATTCCAAAGGATCATCCTGCGCGCGATATGTGGGATACTTTTTGGCTTTCGGATAGTCGCGGACTCGAGCGCTTGCTCTTACGTACGCATACGTCGCCCGTGCAGATTCGTCACATGGAAAAGCAAGGTGCGCCAATTCGTATTATTGCTCCCGGAAAGGTCTTTCGTTACGAGGCAACCGACGCAACACATGAAGCACAATTCCATCAGTTTGAAGGATTGATGATAGGTAAAGAAGTATCGCTTGCAAACCTCAAGGGTATGCTCGAGCTCTTTTTCGCACGCCTCTTTGGTCGTCCGATGATGGTGCGTTTCCGCCCATCGTACTTTCCATTTACTGAGCCATCAGTGGAGATTGATATCGGTTGGACAGACAGTAAGGGCAAGGTAGAGAAGTGGATCGAGGTGATGGGTGCAGGCATGGTCCATCCTGAGGTGCTCCGTGCAGGCGGCATCGATCCAAATAAGTACCAAGGCTTCGCATTTGGTGGCGGTGTCGATCGTTTCGTTATGCTTAAGTGGGGAATCCCTGATATCCGTACGCTCTACAATGGTGATCTCCGCCTCGTTGATCAGTTCGATACCATCTAA
- the pheT gene encoding phenylalanine--tRNA ligase subunit beta, which yields MIISRKLLQSYFDKPLPKADVIAAKLTAHSFEIEGMEAKGGDTLIDVKVLPNRAHDCLSHRGVAREVSAVLDLPMRKEVVVKLPKGSAKAPKIDVQISDKRAFRYAALVLDNITVGPSPKWLKEALETLGARSINNVVDATNYVLYMMGQPLHAFDYAKLAGAKIVVRGSKEGEQITTLDGKQLMLDVGTLVIADKNVPLAIAGVKGGMVAEVTSETKTIVLESANFDGATVRRAAQRYNLRTDAAKRFEQGMTPHFVDEALAMVAGIIIDIAGGKQVIVGNPVIKGAALPKQRSVTVSLLQIERIVGAKYNAADVARIWKRLGFTTKVKGKGTESVWTITVPHERLDITMKEDLAEEVCRLVGLEDLIGTLPLEPMVAPMPNPFWILRDKAREVMLAAGFSEVYTYSFNNLGEVELRNPMASDRKTLRNNLSHGLREALTENLKYREAVRIFEFGSVFGKNAGKVAENRSFAAAIGFQKRKQGQVKDDFVQLKGLLDAVAQACGFSGFRYVEAGGDVAAEIYVGKTLVGVFHVQGFELDFDMLVELAGKEKQMRYRAPSKFPSMIRDVALWVPQEVRAGDIDAIIRGAMGPLVTNVALFDVFEKPEEKKKSFAFRMTLQSDERTLSDEEANVVAEKVVAALRAADARFDVRS from the coding sequence ATGATTATCTCTCGAAAATTACTCCAATCCTATTTCGATAAACCACTGCCAAAGGCAGATGTCATCGCGGCGAAATTGACCGCGCATAGTTTTGAGATTGAAGGAATGGAAGCAAAAGGTGGTGATACGTTGATCGATGTGAAAGTGCTTCCAAATCGTGCACACGACTGTCTTTCACATCGTGGTGTTGCACGTGAAGTTTCTGCGGTGCTCGATTTGCCAATGCGTAAAGAGGTAGTTGTGAAACTCCCAAAGGGTAGTGCGAAGGCACCCAAGATCGATGTACAGATAAGTGATAAGCGCGCATTTCGTTACGCTGCGCTTGTATTGGATAACATTACGGTTGGTCCATCACCAAAGTGGCTCAAGGAGGCGCTGGAGACACTTGGCGCGCGCTCTATCAACAACGTTGTTGATGCAACAAATTATGTACTCTATATGATGGGGCAACCACTCCATGCTTTCGACTACGCAAAGCTCGCAGGCGCAAAGATTGTCGTACGCGGTTCAAAGGAGGGTGAGCAGATCACAACCCTTGATGGGAAGCAGCTCATGCTTGATGTGGGGACGCTCGTCATCGCAGATAAGAACGTTCCACTCGCTATCGCAGGGGTAAAGGGTGGTATGGTGGCAGAGGTGACCAGTGAGACGAAAACTATTGTACTCGAGTCGGCAAACTTTGATGGAGCAACGGTGCGACGTGCGGCGCAGCGCTATAATTTACGCACTGATGCTGCGAAGCGTTTTGAGCAGGGCATGACGCCACACTTTGTTGACGAGGCGCTTGCTATGGTTGCAGGCATTATCATCGATATTGCAGGAGGAAAACAGGTTATTGTCGGTAACCCAGTCATAAAGGGTGCAGCACTCCCAAAGCAGCGCAGTGTGACGGTTTCACTTCTCCAAATCGAGCGTATCGTCGGTGCAAAATACAATGCAGCAGATGTTGCACGTATTTGGAAGCGACTTGGTTTTACTACGAAGGTAAAGGGGAAGGGTACAGAGAGTGTATGGACAATCACTGTCCCACATGAGCGTCTCGACATCACAATGAAGGAAGATCTCGCAGAAGAGGTCTGTCGTCTCGTAGGTCTTGAGGATCTTATTGGAACACTTCCGCTCGAGCCAATGGTCGCTCCGATGCCAAATCCATTTTGGATACTTCGAGATAAGGCACGAGAGGTGATGCTTGCTGCAGGATTCTCAGAAGTATACACCTATTCATTCAATAATCTTGGTGAAGTAGAGTTGCGTAATCCGATGGCTTCTGATCGCAAGACCCTCCGTAATAATTTGTCGCATGGTCTCCGCGAGGCACTTACCGAAAACCTCAAATATCGTGAAGCGGTGCGTATTTTCGAGTTCGGCTCCGTCTTTGGCAAGAATGCTGGTAAAGTAGCCGAGAATCGCTCATTTGCGGCCGCTATAGGCTTCCAGAAGCGCAAGCAGGGCCAGGTAAAGGATGACTTCGTACAACTTAAGGGTCTGCTCGACGCAGTGGCACAGGCCTGTGGATTCTCCGGATTTCGTTATGTTGAAGCGGGTGGAGATGTTGCTGCAGAAATCTATGTCGGGAAGACACTTGTCGGCGTATTCCATGTACAAGGCTTTGAACTTGATTTCGATATGCTCGTTGAGCTCGCAGGTAAGGAGAAGCAGATGCGCTACCGTGCACCAAGCAAGTTCCCATCAATGATCCGTGATGTCGCGCTCTGGGTACCCCAAGAGGTACGTGCAGGGGATATCGATGCAATCATCCGCGGTGCGATGGGTCCACTCGTTACGAACGTTGCACTCTTCGATGTCTTCGAAAAACCCGAAGAGAAGAAAAAGAGTTTTGCATTTCGCATGACACTGCAAAGTGATGAGCGTACGCTCTCTGATGAAGAGGCGAACGTCGTCGCCGAGAAGGTGGTCGCAGCACTTCGTGCTGCGGATGCGCGCTTCGATGTCCGCTCATAG
- a CDS encoding DNA gyrase subunit B, giving the protein MAKAKEEKQYGAEQIQVLEGLDPVRKRPGMYIGSTGVEGLHHLIWEIFDNSRDEAMNGHCNRIEVALLPNNQIRVTDNGRGIPTGIHPKTKVSALETVMTTLHAGGKFGGEGSGYMASGGLHGVGASVVNALSQYTKVTVHQNGGIHMQEYVRGKRKAAVKQVGKSKEHGTIVLFDADPEIFSEIAYNQKVVIDRLRQQAYLVKAVEVIILDYTKYEGKIKEDEYFFLRDAKHNVPSTTFYFEGGLISLVKFYNKHQAPIHKNIFYVGRDENKVFVEVALQYVDDMATRGESGFANNIYTPGGGMHITGFRTALTSTLNKYAKENKLVKEGDDSFSGDDVREGLAVVVSVKMLEIQFEGQTKDKLGSVEARGATEKVFGDAFSTFLEEHPDDAKAIVGKVLLAQRARRAAKAAKDSVLRKGALDGFALPGKLADCQSRSAEESEIFIVEGDSAGGSSKQGRDRRTQAILPLKGKILNVERARLDKMLASDEVRALVIAMGTAIGDTFDISKLRYHKIIIATDADVDGEHIRTLLLTLFFRHFRPVIEAGHIYIAQPPLYKIKKGKEVNYFYSDEQKFKYLESLGIAVEPEPELADGEELPPEAEEVEEEEVKGKSPKIHVQRYKGLGEMNPEELWETTMDPKNRVLKQVTIDDAVDADKVFDLLMGIEVAPRKSFIQSNARYANIDA; this is encoded by the coding sequence ATGGCAAAAGCAAAGGAAGAAAAGCAGTATGGTGCAGAGCAAATTCAGGTCCTCGAGGGTCTTGATCCAGTGCGTAAGCGTCCAGGTATGTACATCGGTTCAACGGGGGTTGAAGGTCTCCATCATTTGATTTGGGAGATTTTTGACAACTCTCGCGATGAGGCGATGAATGGTCATTGTAACCGCATAGAAGTTGCGCTGCTCCCGAATAATCAGATTCGCGTCACGGACAATGGGCGTGGAATTCCAACGGGTATTCATCCAAAGACAAAAGTCTCTGCGCTTGAGACGGTCATGACGACACTTCACGCGGGAGGAAAGTTTGGAGGAGAGGGTTCGGGTTATATGGCATCAGGTGGTCTCCATGGCGTGGGAGCATCAGTGGTGAATGCACTTAGTCAGTACACAAAGGTGACTGTTCATCAGAATGGCGGTATTCATATGCAGGAGTATGTGCGCGGAAAGCGCAAAGCTGCGGTGAAGCAAGTGGGCAAGAGTAAAGAGCATGGAACGATTGTGCTCTTTGATGCTGATCCTGAGATCTTTAGTGAGATTGCCTATAATCAAAAAGTGGTCATTGATCGTCTGCGCCAACAGGCATATCTTGTAAAAGCAGTTGAGGTTATCATTCTCGACTACACCAAGTATGAGGGCAAGATCAAGGAGGATGAGTATTTCTTCCTTCGTGACGCTAAGCACAATGTCCCAAGTACGACGTTCTATTTCGAAGGAGGGCTTATCTCGCTGGTGAAGTTCTATAATAAGCATCAGGCGCCGATTCATAAGAATATCTTCTATGTTGGGCGTGACGAAAACAAGGTTTTCGTCGAGGTCGCTTTGCAGTATGTTGATGATATGGCAACCCGTGGTGAAAGTGGATTTGCAAACAATATCTACACGCCAGGAGGTGGTATGCATATTACGGGTTTCCGTACCGCGCTCACCTCAACGCTCAATAAATATGCGAAGGAAAATAAGCTGGTAAAGGAAGGAGATGATTCTTTTTCAGGCGATGATGTCCGTGAAGGTCTCGCGGTCGTTGTTTCAGTCAAAATGCTTGAGATCCAGTTCGAGGGTCAAACAAAGGACAAACTCGGCTCTGTAGAGGCTCGTGGGGCTACAGAGAAGGTCTTTGGAGATGCATTCTCGACCTTCCTTGAGGAACATCCTGATGATGCAAAGGCAATCGTCGGTAAAGTGCTTCTCGCACAGCGTGCTCGCCGCGCTGCTAAGGCAGCGAAGGATTCAGTGCTCCGAAAGGGCGCGCTCGATGGCTTTGCGCTTCCTGGAAAGCTTGCTGACTGTCAGTCGCGTTCTGCTGAGGAGTCAGAGATCTTTATTGTTGAGGGAGACTCCGCAGGTGGTTCTAGCAAGCAGGGTCGCGATCGTCGTACGCAAGCAATTTTGCCACTCAAAGGAAAAATCTTGAATGTTGAGCGTGCACGTCTCGATAAGATGCTTGCCTCGGATGAAGTGCGCGCACTTGTTATTGCGATGGGTACCGCGATCGGTGATACATTCGACATTTCGAAGTTGCGCTATCACAAAATCATCATCGCAACCGATGCTGATGTTGATGGAGAGCATATTCGTACATTGCTGCTTACGCTCTTCTTCCGTCACTTCCGTCCCGTTATCGAAGCTGGTCATATTTACATTGCACAACCGCCACTCTACAAGATTAAGAAGGGTAAGGAGGTGAATTATTTCTACAGTGACGAGCAGAAGTTCAAATATCTTGAATCGCTCGGAATCGCAGTGGAGCCTGAGCCAGAACTCGCAGATGGCGAAGAGCTTCCTCCTGAAGCCGAAGAGGTTGAAGAGGAAGAGGTGAAAGGGAAGTCTCCAAAGATTCACGTACAACGCTACAAGGGTCTTGGAGAGATGAATCCTGAAGAACTTTGGGAGACAACAATGGATCCAAAGAATCGCGTGCTCAAGCAGGTGACGATTGATGATGCAGTGGATGCAGATAAGGTATTTGATTTGTTGATGGGGATTGAGGTGGCACCACGAAAGTCCTTTATACAGTCCAACGCTCGGTACGCAAATATTGATGCATAA